One genomic segment of Ricinus communis isolate WT05 ecotype wild-type chromosome 3, ASM1957865v1, whole genome shotgun sequence includes these proteins:
- the LOC125369451 gene encoding uncharacterized protein LOC125369451, protein MSLEDIVKNLAKNALQFQQETRSSIQNLGNQITQLATSISKLEAQNSGKLPSKPEINPKENVSAIFLKNGKKIPLRSIPPKGSEPSKEKEEDHVGLAKPKEDEQEKEILDTIRKNIPEKCKDLGIFSLPCVIGNTKIERAMLDLGTSIDVMPSSIYLDLKLNDLQKTGVVIQLADHSYIHPLGVVEAVLVQVNELIFLVNFYILEMDGNFSSKSASILLGRPFMKTAKTKINVDEGTLSIEFDGKIVKFNIFDAMKYPNNVHSLCHIDVIDPIVQEVFVKESVGDEQELDAKSNFRRN, encoded by the exons ATGTCTTTGgaagatattgttaaaaatcttGCTAAGAATGCTCTTCAATTTCAACAGGAAACAAGGTCAAGCATTCAGAATTTAGGCAATCAAATTACTCAATTGGCTACGTCGATCAGTAAATTGGAGGCTCAAAATTCTGGAAAACTACCTTCAAAACCAGAGATAAATCCAAAGGAGAATGTTAGtgcaatttttctaaaaaatggAAAGAAGATTCCTTTAAGGTCGATTCCACCTAAGGGAAGTGAACCGagcaaggaaaaggaagaagatcATGTGGG ATTAGCTAagccaaaagaagatgagcaagaaaaggagatcTTGGATACAATTAGGAAG aatataCCAGAAAAATGCAAAGATCTAGGTATATTTTCATTACCTTGTGTTATTGGTAATACAAAAATTGAGCGtgccatgttagatttgggAACTTCCATTGATGTCATGCCATCTTCTATTTATCtagatttgaaattaaatgaCTTGCAAAAGACTGGTGTAgtgattcaattagctgatcaTTCTTATATTCATCCCCTTGGAGTTGTTGAAGCTGTTTTAGTGCAGGTTAATGAGCTCATATTTCTTGTCAACTTTTACATTTTAGAAATGGATGGTAATTTCTCATCAAAATCAGCTTCGATTTTATTAGGACGACCATTCATGAAAACTGCTAAGACAAAGATTAATGTAGATGAGGGTACTCTCTCCATAGAGTTTGATGGAaagattgttaaatttaatatttttgatgcaATGAAATATCCTAATAATGTACATTCTCTTTGCCatattgatgtaattgatCCAATTGTGCAGGAAGTATTTGTAAAAGAAAGTGTTGGTGATGAGCAAGAATTAGATGcaaaatctaattttagaaggaattga
- the LOC8278026 gene encoding peroxidase 16 produces the protein MESRRSYAFIVLSMLLLLLPPPLLSAQLTQNFYSKTCPSVESIVRSAVQKKFQQTFVTAPATLRLFFHDCFVRGCDASVLLASPTNNAEKDHPDNLSLAGDGFDTVIKAKAAVDSVPQCRNKVSCADILALATRDVINLAGGPFYAVELGRRDGRISTKASVQHRLPGPNFNLDQLNSIFASHGLTQTDMIALSGAHTLGFSHCSRFSKRIYNFSPKNRIDPTLNMQYAFELRKMCPVKVDPRIAIDMDPTTPQKFDNAYYRNLQQGKGLFTSDQVLFTDPRSKPTVNQFASNNLAFQNAFVAAIKKLGRVGVLTGNQGEIRNDCTRIN, from the exons ATGGAAAGCCGAAGGTCCTACGCCTTCATCGTTCTATCaatgcttcttcttcttctccccCCACCTCTCCTTTCTGCTCAACTTACCCAAAACTTCTACAGTAAAACATGTCCTAGTGTTGAATCAATAGTTCGTTCTGCTGTCCAAAAGAAGTTCCAACAAACCTTTGTTACTGCTCCGGCAACTCTTCGACTGTTTTTCCATGATTGCTTTGTCCGG GGATGTGATGCATCAGTGCTGCTAGCATCACCTACCAATAATGCGGAGAAGGATCATCCTGATAATCTTTCGTTGGCTGGGGATGGATTTGACACAGTGATCAAGGCCAAGGCTGCTGTTGACAGTGTTCCTCAATGTAGGAACAAAGTTTCATGTGCTGATATTCTAGCTCTTGCTACTAGAGATGTCATCAACTTG GCAGGAGGACCATTTTACGCAGTTGAATTGGGAAGGCGAGATGGGAGGATATCAACAAAAGCTAGTGTTCAACATAGACTCCCTGGTCCTAACTTTAACTTAGATCAGCTAAATTCCATCTTTGCCTCACATGGTCTCACCCAGACTGACATGATTGCACTATCAG GTGCACACACACTTGGGTTCTCTCATTGCAGCCGCTTCTCCAAACGTATCTACAACTTCAGCCCTAAAAACAGGATCGACCCAACACTGAATATGCAATATGCATTTGAGCTGAGAAAGATGTGCCCTGTCAAAGTTGATCCAAGGATTGCCATTGACATGGACCCAACCACACCTCAGAAATTTGACAATGCATACTACAGAAATCTCCAACAAGGAAAAGGGTTATTCACCTCCGACCAGGTGCTGTTTACTGATCCAAGATCAAAGCCCACTGTCAACCAATTTGCTTCAAACAATTTAGCCTTTCAAAATGCTTTTGTTGCTGCCATTAAAAAGCTTGGCAGAGTTGGGGTCTTGACTGGAAATCAAGGCGAAATAAGGAATGATTGCACCCGTATCAACTAG